Part of the Paenibacillus terrae HPL-003 genome is shown below.
GATTACCACTGGCTACACGTGCCTTGCAGGAAGGTAAGTACCAATCCGTAGAGCAATATCCACAACAGATTCTCGATTTAATTGATTATTTTCATGATTCCGTGCCTGCCAACCATCGGTTTGCCGGGCTTCATGCGGCGCCGAAGATTTCGACCATTCCTGAACTGTGGCTTCTCGGTTCCAGTGGAGAAAGCGCAAGATTAGCCGCGATGATGGGCGCATCCTATGCCTTTGCCCAATTTTTCGGCACACCAGGTGGGGTGGAAGCTACCGCACGTTACCACGATCAGTATCAGCCTTCCATCCTGGGGGATAAGCCCCGCTCTATGGCGGCAGTTACTGTGTCATGCGCCGAAACTACAGAAGAGGCCGAGCAATTGGCTTCCAGCGCCAACCTGTTTTTCCTGTTGCTTATGCAAGGCAAAGAAATGACTTCACTGCCATCAGTGAAAACAGCGCTGTCCTATCCGTACACAGAGTTTGATCGCGAGCGACTGCGTCAGTCCGCATCATGGCGCGTTGTCGGTACACCCGATCAGTGTAAGGAGCAATTACTACGCTTGGCTGAGCAGTATCGTACCGATGAGCTGCTA
Proteins encoded:
- a CDS encoding LLM class flavin-dependent oxidoreductase; this translates as MLKLGILDQSHIPEGGTALDALSHTTALAREADKLGYSRYWVSEHHASKMLAHSSPEVLIAHLAANTSRIRVGSGGIMLPHYSAYKVAENFRLLEALHPGRIDLGLGRAPGGLPLATRALQEGKYQSVEQYPQQILDLIDYFHDSVPANHRFAGLHAAPKISTIPELWLLGSSGESARLAAMMGASYAFAQFFGTPGGVEATARYHDQYQPSILGDKPRSMAAVTVSCAETTEEAEQLASSANLFFLLLMQGKEMTSLPSVKTALSYPYTEFDRERLRQSASWRVVGTPDQCKEQLLRLAEQYRTDELLVVSSIHDLDKRVQSYRLLAKAFDLA